The Urbifossiella limnaea nucleotide sequence CGGGCTGCTCCTCGGCGTGCTCGGGCTCGCCGTCGTACTGCTCCGCGGCGTGTGGGAGCGCGTCGGCGAACTGGCGCTGCTGCGGGCCGTCGGCTACCGGCCGCGGGCGTTGCAGGTGCTGGTGCTGTCGGAGAACGCCTTCCTGCTGCTGCTCGGGCTCGCGGCCGGCGTGCTGGCGGCGCTGGCGTCGGTGGCGCCGCACGTCGCCGGCGGGGCGAGCGTGCCGTGGGGCCGGCTGGCGCTGATGCTCGGCGGCGTGCTCGTGGCCGGATTCTCCGTGGCGGCGGCCGCGACGGCGGGTATCCTGCGGGTGCCGGTCGTCCCCGCCCTCCGTCGGGAGTGAGCCATGATCCGCCTCGGTATCCTCGACTTCGACACGTCGCACTGCACCGCCTTCACCCAGCGGCTCCACCACGTCGGCGTGGACCGCGAGCAGTTCGTCGAGGGGGCGCGAATCGTCGTCGGCTGCCCCGGCGAGTCGGTCCTGTCGCCGGAGCGGATCGCCGGCTTCACCGCCGAGATGCGGAAGTACGAGGTGCCGCTCGTGGAGCGGCCGACCGACATGATCGGCCGCGTGGACGCGATGCTCATTGAGAGCGTGGACGGCACCGTTCACCTCGCCCGCGCCCGGCCGTTCCTGGAGCGCGGCATCCCGTGCTTCGTGGACAAGCCGTTCGCCTGCTCGGCCGCCGACGCCCGCGCCCTCATCGACCTGGCGGCGCGGCACAAGACGTTCGTGTTCTCGTCGTCGTCGCTGCGGTACGCCCCGGAGGTGGTGGAGTACGTCGGCAACGCGGCGAAGGGCCGGCTGCTGGGGTGCGACGTGTACTGCCCGGCGCCGCTGTCACCCATCCCGGCCCGGAACGCGGGGCTGTACCACTACGGCATTCACGGCGCGGAAATCCTCTACACCCTGATGGGGCCGGGCTGCCGCCGCGTGACCTGCACGAGCGACGCCGGCGTGGACGTGGTGACGGGCCACTGGGGCGACGGCCGCGTGGCGACGCTCCGCGGCATCCGCACCGGCAAGGCCGACTACGGGTTCGTCGGCTTCGCCGAGAAGACGGTACAGAGCGTGACCGTGGGGACGCGGTTCATCTACCGCGAGCTGCTGAAGAAGATCGTGGAGGCGTTCGAGAAGAAGACGCCGGCCGTGGACCCGGCGGTGACGCTCGAAATCATGGCGTTCATCGAGGCGGCGAACAAGAGCGGCGCGAACCACGGCGCCGCGGAGGCGGTGCGGACGTGACTGGGCTCGGGGTTTCGCCGCTCGCGGCGTAGCGGGCGCCCGCTACGCCGCGAGCGGCGACTCGACCCCATCACTTCTTGTTGAACGCGTCCACCGCCCGGCCGAACTTCACCGCCCCACCCTGCACCGTGAGGCGGGCCGTCAGCGCCGCGCCGCCCTCGACCGTGATCGTCACGCCGTCGCGGCCGGCCGGCCCCTTCTCGCCGAAGGCATCCCGGACCAGCGCCTTCAGCTCGTCCGGCCGAAGGTTGTCGCCGAACAGCGGCATCGCCCGCGCCAGGGCCGCCGTCGAGGTCGCCACCGGCACCGCCACCGGCGCCGCCTTCAGGCCGGCCTTCAACGCCTTACCGTCCGGCTCGATCCCCACCGCGAACACGTCGTCGGACGTGGCCAGCCAGATCGTCTTGGTGCCGAACACGCGGTCGTACCCGGCGTCCACCTGGCCGAGCTCGACCTTGTGGAGGCTGAACGCCCCCACCTTCTCCACGTCGAACGTGAACGACACCACGTCGTTGGGCACGAACCCGGCGAACTCCTTCGCCAGCTTCACGATCTCGCCGCCCTCCTTCACCGCGAGCGCCCCCAGCAGGGCGTGCTTCCCCTTGGCGTCGGGGCCGGTGATCGTCACCGCGGCGTCCAGCGCCGCGGCCTTGGCGGTCGGCAGGAGCGCCTCCAGCACGCGCTCCGCGGCCCCGCGGTCGCCGGCCTGCGCGGCGGCGTCCTCGAACACCGCCTTCAGCACCGGCTCGAGCTGCTTCCGCAGGTCGTCAGTCAGCGCGAGCTTGCCGGTCGCCGAGACGACGGGGGCGCTCGCCTTCACGATCGCGGCGGGGAGGCTCTTCTTGCCGGCGAGCCCGGCGATCGTCTTCGCCAGCCCCGTGCCGGGCTTCGCGTCGAAGTTGAGCACGGCCGACACTTCGTCCTTCTTCTCGTCCACGAAGATGCGGAGGGACAGTTCCTTCCCCTCGTCCACGATCGACTTGACCGACCCGGCGGCGGTGTCGAGGAGGAACCCCTCGATCTTCAGTTCGGCGGGCCGCTTGCCGCCGGCGCCCTCCCGCTGCTTCTCCTTGATCTGGTGCTCGAACTGGCCGGTCACCAGGTCGCGCAGGTCGGCCGGGACGCGGTCGATGCGGGCCACGACCGACGCCACCGACTTGTCGGCCGCGTCGAAGTACGTCTTCGGGTTGACGCGGAGCTTGGCGTCGAGGTGCTTGGGGTCGCGGGCGGCGAACAGATAGCCGTCGGCGAACGTGAAGTACGCCTCGTTCAGGATCGGCACGAATACTTTCTGTACGCCCTTCCCCTCGTCGATCGGCTCGACGCCGAGGCGGTCCTTGAGTTCCTTCAGGAACTGGCCGCGGTCCGCGATCGGGAGCATCACCACGGCGGGGCTGTTCCCCAGGTCGGCGGTGAGGACGCCGTAGGCGCCGATCGGCCGGGCCGGGTCGATGCCGAGGACGCCCTTCCCCTCCGTGGACACGAGCTTGATCAGGTCGCGGACCTGGGTGACGCCGTTCTCCTGGTCGAACAGGCCGCCGACGTACTCGGCCTTGTCGAGCAGGTCGTTCACCGACCGGAAGCGAATTTCGACGGTCGGCTCGACGGCCTTCACCGGCTGGGCCGATGCCGTGCCCGGGAGTAACCCGGCGACCGCGACCGCCGCCGCCCAACACCACGTCCGCATAGCCGTCTCCGTTCCGGGAATGGGGGAACGGGTGGTATACCCGGCCGGCCGGCGTGGGGTGTCAATAAAACGGTCGGGGTCATCACACGGGGCGTGGCATGAGCGGGCAGAAGACGTGGGGCGGCCGGTTCACCGGCGGCACCGACCGGCGCGTGGAAGCCTTCACCGAGTCGATCACGTTCGACCGCCGGCTGTACCGCCACGACATCATCGCCAGCCAGGCCCACGCCCGCATGCTCGGCGAAGTCGGCATGCTCACCCCGGCCGAGGCCGAACAGATCGCCGCGGCGCTGGACGAGATCGGGGCCGACATCGACGCCGGGCGGATGGAGTTCCGCATCTCGCTGGAGGACATCCACACGCACATCGAGCGGGCGCTGATTGCGAAGCTGGGCGACCTGGGGCGGAAGCTGCACACCGGCCGCAGCCGCAACGACCAGGTGGTCACCGACGTAAAGCTGTGGGTCCGCGACGCGATCGACGAGCTGGACGCGCTGCTGAAGGACGTGCAGGCGGCGTTCGTGGCGTCGGCCGGGCGGGAGGCCGGCGTGGTGCTGCCGGGATACACGCACCTCCAGCGGGCGCAGCCGGTGCTGGCGGCGCACTACTTCCTGGCCTACGTCGAGAAGTTCCAGCGCGACCGCGAGCGCCTCGCCGACTGCCGCAAACGCGTCAACATCCTCCCGCTGGGGGCCGCGGCGCTGGCCGGCACGTCGCTGCCGATCAACCGCGAGTCGGTGCGGCGGCAGCTCGGGTTCGACACCGTGGCCCGCAACAGCCTCGACGTGTCGAGCGACCGCGACTTCGCCCTCGAGTTCGTGTTCGCGCTGTCGGTGGTGGCGGCGCACCTGAGCGGGTGGGCGGAAGAGTGGGTGATCTGGAGCACGACGGAGTTCAACTTCCTCGACCTGCCGGACGCGTTCTGCACCGGGTCGAGCATCATGCCGCACAAGAAGAACCCCGACGTGCTGGAACTCACCCGCGGCAAGGCCGGCAAGGTGATCGCCGGGTTGCAGCAACTGTTCCTCTTGGTGAAGGGGCTGCCGCTGGCGTACAACCGCGACCTGCAAGAGGACAAGACGGCGATCTTCGACGCATTCGACACCGTGGCCGGCTGCCTCGGCGTGGCGGCGCCGCTGGTGCGCGAGACGA carries:
- a CDS encoding Gfo/Idh/MocA family protein, producing the protein MIRLGILDFDTSHCTAFTQRLHHVGVDREQFVEGARIVVGCPGESVLSPERIAGFTAEMRKYEVPLVERPTDMIGRVDAMLIESVDGTVHLARARPFLERGIPCFVDKPFACSAADARALIDLAARHKTFVFSSSSLRYAPEVVEYVGNAAKGRLLGCDVYCPAPLSPIPARNAGLYHYGIHGAEILYTLMGPGCRRVTCTSDAGVDVVTGHWGDGRVATLRGIRTGKADYGFVGFAEKTVQSVTVGTRFIYRELLKKIVEAFEKKTPAVDPAVTLEIMAFIEAANKSGANHGAAEAVRT
- the argH gene encoding argininosuccinate lyase is translated as MSGQKTWGGRFTGGTDRRVEAFTESITFDRRLYRHDIIASQAHARMLGEVGMLTPAEAEQIAAALDEIGADIDAGRMEFRISLEDIHTHIERALIAKLGDLGRKLHTGRSRNDQVVTDVKLWVRDAIDELDALLKDVQAAFVASAGREAGVVLPGYTHLQRAQPVLAAHYFLAYVEKFQRDRERLADCRKRVNILPLGAAALAGTSLPINRESVRRQLGFDTVARNSLDVSSDRDFALEFVFALSVVAAHLSGWAEEWVIWSTTEFNFLDLPDAFCTGSSIMPHKKNPDVLELTRGKAGKVIAGLQQLFLLVKGLPLAYNRDLQEDKTAIFDAFDTVAGCLGVAAPLVRETKLRRDVIAARLEDGFLDATTLMEGLIARGVPMRSAHEAVGNLVRECEGKRCRLADLPDAAFEAACPGRGAELRGTLGVANALAAFTSVGSTAPLEVERQVREWRERLV